In the genome of Tropicibacter oceani, one region contains:
- a CDS encoding murein hydrolase activator EnvC family protein, translated as MKRLCLILALLAGPAFAQSAGDAAQAAADALEAASIQLDQAESARDRVAALTGTVRAYEDGLAAMRQGLRAAAIRETELSHKLAAQEAEISQLLGVLSALGGQVQPQTLLHPQGPLGTARSGMLVAAVTPGLADKAAALRSDLQEVTALRELQQSAADTLKEGLAGVQAARTELSQAIADRTDLPRRFTEDPIRTEILIASTETLQGFASGLSQIVENEVPENLPRIAGQKGTLALPVRGVLLRRAGESDAAGVTRPGIVLATQPKALVTTPTAATIRYNGPLLDYGLVTILEPQADLLFVIAGLDEVYGKAGQVLPAGSPVGLMGGQALQSGDILSPNGDRGGAGRSETLYIEVREGDAPVDPLTWFATDKG; from the coding sequence GTGAAGCGGCTTTGCCTGATCCTTGCCCTGCTGGCAGGCCCCGCCTTTGCCCAAAGCGCGGGGGATGCGGCGCAGGCTGCTGCCGATGCGCTCGAGGCGGCGTCGATCCAGCTGGATCAGGCCGAAAGCGCGCGCGACCGGGTGGCGGCGCTGACCGGCACAGTGCGCGCCTATGAAGACGGGCTTGCCGCGATGCGCCAGGGGCTGCGCGCGGCGGCGATCCGCGAAACCGAGCTGAGCCACAAGCTGGCCGCGCAAGAGGCCGAGATTTCCCAGCTGTTGGGCGTGCTCAGTGCGCTCGGCGGTCAGGTGCAACCGCAGACGCTGTTGCATCCGCAGGGGCCCTTGGGCACGGCGCGGTCCGGGATGCTGGTGGCGGCGGTGACGCCGGGGCTGGCGGACAAGGCCGCGGCGCTGCGCTCGGACCTTCAAGAGGTGACGGCGCTGCGCGAGTTGCAGCAAAGCGCGGCCGACACGCTCAAGGAAGGGCTGGCCGGGGTACAGGCCGCCCGGACCGAGCTGAGCCAGGCCATCGCCGACCGCACCGACCTGCCGCGCCGCTTTACCGAGGACCCGATCCGAACCGAAATTCTGATCGCCTCGACCGAGACGCTGCAGGGCTTTGCCAGCGGTCTCAGCCAGATCGTCGAAAACGAGGTGCCGGAAAATCTGCCGCGCATTGCCGGGCAAAAGGGCACGCTGGCCTTGCCGGTGCGCGGCGTGCTGCTGCGCCGGGCGGGCGAAAGCGATGCCGCCGGGGTGACGCGCCCCGGTATCGTTCTGGCCACCCAACCCAAGGCGCTGGTCACCACGCCCACCGCCGCGACGATCCGTTATAACGGGCCGCTGCTGGACTATGGGCTGGTCACCATCCTTGAGCCCCAGGCCGATCTTCTGTTCGTGATTGCCGGTCTGGACGAGGTGTACGGCAAGGCCGGACAGGTCCTGCCGGCGGGCAGTCCGGTTGGTCTGATGGGCGGGCAGGCCCTGCAAAGCGGCGACATCCTTTCACCAAACGGTGATAGGGGTGGCGCTGGGCGTTCGGAAACGCTCTATATAGAAGTGAGAGAAGGCGATGCGCCTGTTGACCCACTGACGTGGTTCGCAACCGACAAGGGATAA